DNA from Funiculus sociatus GB2-C1:
GTAGTGAAAGCGATCGCTAATTGTTCTATCCCTGTGATCACTGGAATTGGTCATCAGAGAGATGAATCTTTGGCTGACTTGGTTGCTGATGCCTATGCTCATACTCCCACAGCTGCCGCTGAACAAGCGGTTCCTGAACTCGCGACTCTTTACACCGAACACCGAGAACGCATTGAAGCGTTGAATGAGGCTGTGAATGAACAGTTTCAGACCAGCCTTTCCCAACTGCAACGACTCAAAAACTTGTTGCGGCGTTTGCCAATAGATCGGCAAATTCGGCAAGAAAAGCAAGGAATCGCCTGGAAGCGTCAACAACTGGTGCAGGTAACAGCACAGCATCTCCAAAACGCAAGCCAGCACACCCAGATGTTGCGGCAAAAACTAACCACTCTCGATCCGCAAAGTGTCCTTGCCAGAGGCTACGCTGTGGTAAGGCAACAAGATGGCGCGATCGCTCGTTCTACTGATGGGTTAGAACTGGGACAGGAACTACAAATTCAGTTGAATAAAGGACAAATTAAAGTCAAAATTAGTGAAATTATAGATACAAAAGAGTAGTTTGTAAATTTATACTTGTATTTCTTATGAGCAAATCCACCAGCACCAGCGACGCCTCAAAAAAGAAGCGATCCAATGCCCAACTACCGCCAGACTGGAACTACGAAGCTACTGTTGCCAAAGTTGAAGCTTTAATTAGGCAAATTGAAGCTGGTAAACTCGATCTAGCCCAGGTTTTTGATGAATTTAATACCGCTGTTGAATATTTGCGGCAATGCGAAACTTTTTTACAAGAGCGACAGCAGCAAATGAACTTATTAATTGAAACATTAGAGGATGATTCTAAAGACTAGAACAATTTAATTTTTCGTAGTAGCTAAGCTACTTAGGGCGAAGGATTCGCGGCAATAATTTTTCGCTTAGCTTCGATATTTTTTAACACGAACGTTTTGCCCCTACGATTTGATATCTTACATGTTTATTAGCTTAACCAGGCTTAGGCGATGCTACCGCGCTTTCTAGCTTCCTTGTAAGAAGTTCCGACATTTCTCAAACCAGCTTTAATCATTTGTTGTTCGAGGAGGGCGAAAAAACGAGCGCGATCGCCTCCTCGGACAACAGCCTGATTGTGCGCCTCTGCTAGAGCCACTGGATAGCCATAACCTTTCTGTACCTGAGCTAGCATTAAACTTAAGGCAGAGTCAAGCTTCTCTGGATTTTCGGCTACCCAAGCGGGAACCTCTACGCGGGCGATTTCTGTTCCCACGTGGACATAGCAGAAGTAAATTTGGTGTGCCCCATACAAGTCGAGAATTCGCGCAGAACTACGCCACAAGGTACTG
Protein-coding regions in this window:
- the xseB gene encoding exodeoxyribonuclease VII small subunit — translated: MSKSTSTSDASKKKRSNAQLPPDWNYEATVAKVEALIRQIEAGKLDLAQVFDEFNTAVEYLRQCETFLQERQQQMNLLIETLEDDSKD